From the genome of Miscanthus floridulus cultivar M001 chromosome 10, ASM1932011v1, whole genome shotgun sequence, one region includes:
- the LOC136485194 gene encoding aluminum-activated malate transporter 1-like codes for MEAQAPAPTTESSSSSAEGSNGGGGVSCRARCCRRRWLRSAPERVWISAAAGFCFCSDKVARIAREDPRRVAHSLKVGLALTLVSVVYYLTPLFDGLGGGSAMWAVLTVVIVMEFTVGATLSKGLNRALATLVASSLAVGAHEVASLVAARSEKAESIILAVFVFFVASAATFSRFIPEVKARFDYGVSIFILSFSLVAVSSYRVEELRPLALQRISTIFVGVAICLGTTVLVFPVWAGEDLHRLAAGNIHKLADFLQGLESECFGENSGSENLEGKDFLRAYKSVLSSKDKEDSLCTLAQWEPPHGRFRFRHPWSQYKKLGTLCRQCASSMEAIASYVVIVRRYQYPEAKPELCLKVQTLCGQMSNHSARTLRELASALQSMTTPSITDESDLSDAMKAASACRSELLEDAVQLQVMHTAVIASLLSDLVMQINKITESVGNLARLARFRNPEKTRTDVVIDVKT; via the exons ATGGAAGCTCAAGCTCCGGCTCCGACGACggaaagcagcagcagcagtgccgAGGGcagcaacggcggaggcggcgtcTCCTGCAGGGCGCGCTGCTGCCGCCGGAGGTGGCTGCGCTCGGCGCCGGAGCGGGTGTGGATCTCGGCCGCCGCCGGGTTCTGCTTCTGCAGCGACAAGGTGGCCCGGATCGCGAGGGAGGACCCCAGGCGGGTGGCGCACTCGCTCAAGGTGGGGCTGGCGCTCACGCTGGTGTCCGTCGTCTACTACCTCACGCCCCTCTTCGACGGCCTCGGCGGCGGCTCCGCCATGTGGGCCGTGCTCACCGTCGTGATCGTCATGGAGTTCACCGTTG gtGCCACGCTGAGCAAAGGCCTGAACAGAGCACTGGCAACACTGGTGGCCAGCTCCCTCGCCGTCGGAGCTCACGAGGTAGCCAGCCTCGTCGCCGCCCGTAGCGAGAAGGCGGAGTCCATAATACTCGCCGTCTTCGTCTTCTTTGTAG CGTCGGCCGCGACGTTCTCGCGGTTCATCCCGGAGGTGAAGGCAAGGTTCGACTACGGCGTGAGCATCTTCATCCTGAGCTTCAGCCTGGTGGCCGTGTCCAGCTACCGCGTCGAGGAGCTCAGGCCGCTCGCGCTCCAGCGCATCTCCACCATCTTCGTCGGCGTTGCCATCTGCCTCGGCACCACCGTCCTCGTCTTCCCGGTCTGGGCCGGGGAGGACCTACACAGGCTCGCCGCCGGCAACATCCACAAGCTCGCCGACTTCCTTCAAG GACTGGAATCCGAATGCTTTGGAGAGAATTCTGGGAGTGAGAATCTGGAGGGCAAAGACTTCCTACGCGCGTACAAGAGCGTCCTGAGTTCCAAGGACAAAGAGGACTCTTTG TGCACCTTAGCCCAGTGGGAGCCTCCTCATGGCCGATTCCGCTTCCGGCACCCATGGAGTCAATACAAGAAACTAGGTACTCTTTGTCGCCAATGTGCCTCTTCAATGGAGGCTATTGCTTCCTATGTTGTCATCGTCAGAAGATATCAG TATCCTGAAGCCAAACCAGAGTTATGCTTGAAGGTTCAGACATTATGTGGTCAAATGAGCAACCACTCTGCTAGAACTCTCAGAGAACTTGCATCAGCACTTCAGTCGATGACTACGCCATCGATAACAGACGAGAGTGACTTGTCTGATGCCATGAAAGCTGCAAGTGCCTGCAGAAGCGAGTTATTGGAAGATGCCGTTCAATTGCAAGTGATGCATACAGCCGTTATAGCATCCCTTCTATCAGACTTGGTTATGCAGATCAACAAAATAACAGAATCAGTTGGCAACCTAGCACGACTTGCCCGCTTCAGAAACCCGGAAAAGACACGAACTGATGTAGTTATCGATGTAAAGACTTGA